A region from the Pseudomonas cucumis genome encodes:
- a CDS encoding flagellar motor protein has product MDVLSLIGIIMAFVAIIGGNYLEGGHLGALANGPAALIVLGGTVGAALLQSPMSAFKRAMQILAWILFPPRVDLAGGIDRVVNWSLTARKEGLLGLEGVADAEPDSYSRKGLQLLVDGAEPEAIRSILEVDFYTQESRDIEAAKVFESMGGYAPTIGIIGAVMGLIHVMGNLADPSQLGSGIAVAFVATIYGVASANLMLLPIAAKLKSIALRQSRYREMLLEGILSIAEGENPRSIELKLQGFMD; this is encoded by the coding sequence ATGGATGTACTCAGCCTTATCGGGATCATCATGGCGTTCGTCGCCATCATTGGCGGCAACTACCTTGAAGGTGGTCACCTCGGCGCGTTGGCCAACGGCCCGGCAGCGTTGATCGTGCTCGGTGGGACCGTCGGTGCGGCGCTGCTGCAATCGCCGATGAGCGCCTTCAAGCGCGCCATGCAGATTCTCGCCTGGATTCTTTTTCCTCCGCGCGTGGACCTGGCCGGCGGCATCGATCGCGTCGTGAACTGGAGCCTGACCGCCCGCAAGGAAGGTTTGCTCGGACTGGAAGGGGTGGCCGACGCCGAACCCGACAGCTACTCGCGCAAAGGCCTGCAATTGTTGGTGGACGGCGCTGAGCCGGAAGCGATTCGCAGCATTCTGGAAGTGGACTTCTACACCCAGGAAAGCCGCGACATCGAAGCCGCCAAAGTCTTTGAAAGCATGGGCGGCTACGCGCCGACCATCGGCATCATCGGTGCGGTGATGGGCCTGATCCACGTCATGGGCAACCTGGCCGATCCGTCGCAACTGGGCAGCGGTATTGCCGTCGCCTTCGTCGCCACCATTTACGGCGTGGCCAGTGCCAACCTGATGCTGCTGCCGATTGCCGCCAAGCTCAAATCCATCGCATTGCGGCAGTCGCGTTATCGCGAGATGTTGCTGGAAGGGATCCTGTCGATCGCCGAAGGTGAAAACCCTCGCTCTATTGAGTTGAAGCTTCAGGGCTTCATGGATTGA
- the motD gene encoding flagellar motor protein MotD, translating to MARRRQPEEHVNHERWLVSYADFITLLFAFFVVMYSISSINEGKYKVISEALIGVFTDSDRALKPIPIGEERPKTVTPAKPLVKDSEQVDAGIAGASDPLKSIADDISAAFGDLISSNQMTVRGNELWVEIELNSSLLFGSGDAMPSDIAFNIIDKVAAILRPFDNPIHVEGFTDDQPIRTAQYPTNWELSSARSASIVRMLAMQGVNPGRLASVGYGEFQPVANNATAEGRARNRRVVLVVSRNLDVRRSLTGTGTAHAQPDAALKRAGTQTAPAPVKSPGRESAVNSPSPALIR from the coding sequence ATGGCACGTCGCAGGCAACCTGAAGAACACGTAAACCATGAACGCTGGCTCGTTTCCTACGCCGACTTCATTACGTTGCTGTTCGCTTTCTTCGTGGTGATGTACTCGATTTCTTCGATCAACGAAGGCAAGTACAAGGTCATTTCCGAGGCGCTGATCGGGGTGTTTACCGACTCCGATCGCGCCCTCAAGCCGATCCCCATCGGCGAAGAACGGCCGAAAACCGTGACCCCGGCCAAGCCGCTGGTCAAGGACAGCGAGCAGGTCGATGCCGGCATCGCCGGTGCCAGCGATCCGCTCAAAAGCATTGCCGATGACATTAGCGCGGCATTCGGCGACTTGATCAGCTCCAACCAGATGACCGTGCGCGGCAATGAGTTGTGGGTCGAGATCGAGCTCAATTCCAGCCTGTTGTTCGGCAGCGGCGATGCCATGCCCAGCGACATCGCCTTCAACATCATCGACAAGGTCGCCGCGATTCTCAGGCCGTTCGACAATCCGATCCACGTCGAAGGTTTTACCGACGATCAGCCGATTCGCACTGCGCAATACCCGACCAACTGGGAGCTGTCCTCAGCGCGTTCGGCGAGCATCGTGCGCATGCTGGCGATGCAGGGTGTAAACCCCGGTCGTCTGGCGTCGGTGGGTTACGGCGAGTTCCAGCCAGTCGCCAACAACGCCACCGCCGAAGGCCGCGCGCGCAACCGTCGGGTGGTATTGGTTGTTTCACGAAATCTCGATGTACGCCGCAGCCTCACCGGTACCGGAACGGCTCATGCACAACCGGATGCCGCGTTGAAGCGGGCTGGCACACAAACTGCACCGGCTCCGGTCAAGTCGCCGGGACGAGAGAGCGCCGTCAATTCTCCGTCACCCGCATTAATACGTTGA
- a CDS encoding ParA family protein gives MRVWAVANQKGGVGKTTSSIALAGLLAEAGKRVVVVDLDPHGSMTSYFGYDPDSLEHSSYDLFLHKGSVPQGLPGQLLMPTSDERISLLPSSTALATLERQSPGQSGLGLVIAKSLAQLWQDFDYAVIDSPPLLGVLMVNALAASQQLVIPVQTEHLAVKGLERMVNTLAMINRSRKQALPFSIVPTLFDRRTQASLSTLRVLRDKYPEEIWQGYIPIDTRLRDASRAGLTPSQFDGKSRGVLAYRALLKHLLAQQLVPQVA, from the coding sequence ATGAGAGTCTGGGCAGTCGCCAATCAAAAGGGTGGTGTCGGTAAAACCACTTCCTCCATCGCTTTAGCCGGTTTGCTGGCTGAGGCGGGCAAGCGCGTGGTTGTGGTCGATCTCGACCCGCACGGCTCCATGACCAGCTACTTCGGTTACGACCCCGACAGCCTGGAACACAGCAGTTACGACCTGTTTCTGCACAAGGGCAGCGTGCCGCAAGGCTTGCCCGGTCAGTTGCTGATGCCCACCAGTGACGAACGCATTTCCCTGTTGCCATCGAGCACCGCGCTGGCAACCCTTGAGCGCCAGTCGCCGGGGCAGAGTGGTTTGGGGCTGGTGATCGCCAAGAGCCTGGCGCAGTTGTGGCAGGACTTCGATTACGCCGTGATCGACAGCCCCCCGTTGCTCGGCGTGCTGATGGTCAATGCCTTGGCGGCCAGCCAGCAGTTGGTGATTCCGGTGCAGACCGAGCATCTGGCCGTCAAAGGCCTGGAGCGCATGGTCAACACCCTGGCGATGATCAACCGCTCACGCAAACAGGCGCTGCCGTTCAGCATCGTACCGACCCTGTTCGACCGCCGCACCCAGGCTTCCCTCAGCACCCTTCGCGTGCTGCGCGACAAGTACCCGGAAGAAATCTGGCAAGGCTACATCCCGATCGACACCCGCTTGCGTGACGCGAGCCGGGCAGGGCTGACGCCTTCGCAATTCGATGGCAAGAGTCGCGGCGTTCTCGCCTACCGCGCACTGCTCAAGCACCTGTTGGCCCAGCAACTTGTTCCGCAGGTGGCCTGA
- a CDS encoding CheW domain-containing protein, protein MTRPVKITSRPQLALQSYLDGLLQDATEELLPEVEALPEVVEAEAALDEFQAAVLEEQARDAQTPAVAAAPIVAPVVKAPVTVIEAPAPILAPVSTIAPLLQALVPPLVEVHLPPSNTPPPVETDGRPAWAAEPFECLLFDVAGLTLAVPLVCLGSIYSLAGHELTPLFGQPEWFLGILPSQAGNLKVLDTARWVMPDRYRDDFRQGLQYVISVQGYEWGLAVHQVSRSLRLDPNEIKWRSHRGQRPWLAGTVIEHMCALLDVAELAELIASGGAKHMGGSKPSHKPT, encoded by the coding sequence GTGACTCGGCCGGTGAAGATCACCTCGCGCCCGCAATTGGCCCTTCAGTCTTATCTGGATGGCTTGCTGCAGGACGCGACCGAAGAGCTGTTGCCTGAAGTCGAGGCGCTGCCCGAGGTTGTCGAGGCTGAAGCTGCTCTGGACGAGTTCCAGGCGGCGGTGCTCGAAGAGCAGGCGCGTGATGCGCAGACACCCGCAGTGGCCGCAGCCCCCATCGTCGCGCCAGTGGTGAAAGCACCGGTGACCGTGATCGAAGCGCCGGCACCGATTCTGGCGCCCGTGTCGACGATTGCGCCGTTGCTGCAAGCATTGGTGCCGCCGTTGGTGGAAGTTCATCTGCCGCCGAGCAACACACCGCCGCCGGTGGAAACCGACGGTCGTCCGGCCTGGGCGGCCGAGCCGTTCGAATGCCTGCTGTTCGACGTCGCCGGGTTGACCCTGGCGGTGCCGCTGGTATGCCTGGGCTCGATTTACTCTTTGGCCGGTCACGAGCTGACGCCGTTGTTCGGTCAGCCGGAATGGTTCCTCGGGATCCTGCCGAGCCAGGCCGGTAACCTGAAAGTGCTGGATACCGCTCGCTGGGTCATGCCGGACCGCTACCGCGATGATTTCCGCCAGGGCCTGCAATACGTTATTTCGGTTCAGGGCTATGAGTGGGGGCTGGCGGTGCACCAGGTCAGCCGCTCATTGCGCCTGGACCCGAACGAAATCAAATGGAGAAGTCACCGGGGTCAGCGGCCATGGCTTGCCGGCACGGTGATTGAACACATGTGCGCCTTGCTCGATGTCGCCGAACTGGCCGAATTGATCGCCAGCGGCGGGGCGAAGCACATGGGCGGCAGTAAGCCGAGCCACAAACCGACATAA
- a CDS encoding chemotaxis protein CheW — MNDKATAAKGSEDPILQWVTFKLDNETYGINVMRVQEVLRYTEIAPVPGAPSYVLGIINLRGNVVTVIDTRQRFGLMNAEISDNTRIVIIEADKQVVGIMVDSVAEVVYLRQSEIETAPNVGNEESAKFIQGVCNKNNELLILVELDKMMSEEEWSELESI; from the coding sequence ATGAATGATAAGGCGACAGCTGCAAAGGGTTCCGAAGATCCGATCCTGCAATGGGTAACCTTCAAGCTGGACAACGAAACCTACGGCATCAACGTGATGCGCGTTCAGGAAGTCCTGCGCTACACCGAAATCGCCCCGGTCCCGGGTGCTCCGAGCTACGTGCTGGGCATCATCAACCTGCGCGGTAACGTCGTCACCGTGATCGACACCCGTCAGCGCTTCGGCCTGATGAATGCCGAGATCAGCGACAACACCCGTATCGTCATCATCGAAGCCGACAAGCAAGTGGTCGGGATCATGGTCGACAGCGTGGCCGAAGTGGTTTACCTGCGTCAGTCGGAAATCGAGACCGCGCCGAACGTCGGTAACGAAGAGTCCGCCAAGTTCATTCAAGGCGTGTGCAACAAGAACAACGAACTGCTGATCCTGGTCGAGCTGGACAAGATGATGAGCGAAGAAGAATGGTCGGAACTGGAGAGTATCTGA
- a CDS encoding DUF2802 domain-containing protein, producing MILEVAVIVLFLFWAGTLAMFLAYIRAQRQIATQQAEGDALRDQRIKDLAKRVDDYQNGNVRMGEDLHELRAVVGPLPDKLAQLEQRDPSSLSFAQAARLVGMGASVDELTQSCGLTQAEAELMSKLHRSS from the coding sequence TTGATTCTTGAGGTAGCTGTCATTGTCCTGTTCCTCTTCTGGGCAGGCACGCTGGCGATGTTCCTGGCGTACATCCGCGCCCAGCGGCAGATCGCCACGCAACAGGCCGAGGGCGATGCGCTGCGCGATCAGCGCATCAAGGACCTGGCCAAGCGGGTCGACGACTACCAGAACGGCAACGTGCGCATGGGTGAAGACCTGCACGAACTGCGCGCCGTCGTCGGCCCGTTGCCGGACAAACTGGCTCAGTTGGAACAGCGTGATCCGTCGAGCCTTTCATTCGCCCAGGCCGCGCGTCTGGTGGGGATGGGGGCCAGCGTCGATGAACTGACTCAGTCTTGCGGGTTGACCCAGGCTGAGGCGGAGTTGATGAGCAAGTTGCACAGAAGCAGCTAG
- a CDS encoding EscU/YscU/HrcU family type III secretion system export apparatus switch protein yields MNESTAPRQAIALKYDGTHAPTLTAKGDEELAEAILQIARDYEVPIYENAELVKLLARMELGESIPQELYRTIAEIIAFAWNLKGKFPEGQNPDTPMVEKDITECGEDF; encoded by the coding sequence ATGAACGAATCCACCGCACCGCGCCAGGCCATCGCCCTCAAATACGACGGCACCCACGCCCCTACCCTCACGGCCAAAGGTGATGAGGAACTGGCGGAAGCCATTCTGCAGATTGCCCGCGATTATGAAGTGCCGATCTATGAAAACGCCGAACTGGTGAAACTGCTGGCGCGGATGGAATTGGGGGAGAGTATTCCGCAGGAGTTGTATCGCACGATTGCCGAGATCATTGCGTTTGCGTGGAATTTGAAGGGGAAGTTCCCAGAGGGACAGAACCCGGATACGCCGATGGTCGAGAAGGACATTACCGAGTGCGGTGAGGACTTTTGA
- the fliK gene encoding flagellar hook-length control protein FliK, with protein MTGEMNILPLPQTTPATSRPLVVSGDLLKLLTPMEGLISVGQTAKAEVLSLKQADQTFQLLLKVTLDSGRQTTVQATSTQPLPQGTSLAITQPSAGSLAVTVQQAIASSVATLTRIDTAQLPVGTLLQGKVLTSQVMPQVPGQPTVFRSMVSLLNTALSGSTLSIDSPTPLRIGTLLSALVQDTQTLKFVPLSNRQEQLAVTQQLVSQQSRQGSLDGLLKVLQNLPPSDQTSSDLRAVVDKLLAGLPDVQQLSTPKGLAQALANSGLFLEAKLLAGQNPTLTPDMKGDLLKLIAQLTPGLPANTNLNAILAANTLAQALPGFVRSALGMLGQVSAKPLPTSFPLPERLLQSQDGEGDLEHLLRLAAAAVSRLQSHQLSSLEQTGLTDDGRLLSTWQLEIPMRNLQDIVPLQVKFQREEAPEKEQPHERRDEREPKQQLWRVELAFDMEPLGPLQIQAQLIKGSLSSQLWAERPYTASLIESNLAGLRERLLASGLNVGDLDCHLGTPPQGPQTRLEQRWVDETA; from the coding sequence ATGACAGGCGAAATGAACATCCTCCCGCTGCCGCAGACCACACCCGCGACTTCACGTCCGCTGGTGGTCAGTGGTGATCTACTCAAGTTGCTGACGCCGATGGAGGGCCTGATCTCCGTTGGGCAAACCGCCAAGGCTGAAGTGCTCTCGCTAAAGCAGGCGGATCAGACCTTTCAACTGTTGCTCAAAGTCACCCTCGACAGCGGCCGCCAGACCACGGTCCAGGCCACCAGCACTCAGCCGTTGCCCCAGGGCACCAGCCTGGCGATCACCCAGCCATCGGCAGGCAGTCTGGCGGTCACGGTGCAACAGGCCATCGCCTCCAGCGTCGCCACCCTCACCCGCATCGACACGGCGCAACTGCCGGTCGGCACCTTGCTGCAAGGCAAAGTGCTGACCTCTCAGGTCATGCCGCAGGTGCCGGGTCAGCCGACGGTGTTTCGCTCGATGGTGAGCCTGCTTAACACCGCGCTGAGCGGCAGCACGCTGAGTATCGACAGCCCGACGCCCCTGCGTATCGGTACGTTGCTGAGCGCCTTGGTGCAGGATACCCAGACCCTGAAATTCGTCCCGTTGAGCAACCGCCAGGAACAGTTGGCGGTGACGCAACAATTGGTCAGCCAACAAAGTCGCCAGGGCTCTCTGGATGGCTTGCTCAAAGTCCTGCAAAACCTGCCGCCATCGGATCAGACCTCCAGCGACCTGCGCGCTGTCGTCGACAAATTGCTCGCCGGCCTGCCGGACGTTCAGCAACTGAGCACGCCCAAAGGCCTGGCCCAGGCGTTGGCCAATAGCGGCCTGTTCCTCGAAGCGAAACTCCTCGCCGGTCAAAACCCGACGCTGACGCCTGACATGAAAGGCGATCTGCTCAAGCTCATCGCACAACTGACGCCGGGGCTACCGGCCAACACCAATCTCAACGCGATCCTCGCCGCCAATACACTGGCGCAAGCGCTGCCCGGTTTCGTGCGCAGCGCTCTCGGCATGCTGGGGCAAGTCAGCGCCAAACCGCTGCCGACCAGTTTCCCGCTCCCCGAGCGCCTGCTGCAAAGTCAGGACGGTGAAGGCGATCTGGAGCACTTGCTACGTTTGGCAGCAGCGGCCGTCTCGCGCCTGCAAAGCCATCAACTGTCGAGCCTGGAACAGACCGGCCTCACCGACGACGGTCGCCTGCTCAGCACCTGGCAACTGGAAATCCCCATGCGCAACCTGCAGGACATCGTGCCATTGCAGGTCAAATTCCAGCGTGAAGAAGCGCCCGAGAAAGAACAACCTCACGAACGCCGCGACGAACGCGAACCCAAACAACAGTTGTGGCGCGTCGAACTTGCGTTCGATATGGAGCCATTAGGGCCGTTGCAGATTCAGGCTCAACTGATCAAAGGCAGCCTCTCCAGTCAGCTGTGGGCCGAACGGCCGTACACCGCGAGCCTGATCGAAAGCAATCTGGCCGGGCTGCGCGAACGCCTGCTGGCCTCAGGCCTGAACGTCGGCGATCTGGATTGCCACCTCGGCACACCGCCACAAGGCCCTCAAACCCGCCTCGAACAACGCTGGGTCGACGAAACCGCATGA
- the ccmA gene encoding cytochrome c biogenesis heme-transporting ATPase CcmA, whose product MTSPVLQTVALACERDLRLLFENLELRLASGEMLQISGPNGSGKTSLLRLLCGLMHPTAGQVLLNGQPLHVQRSELARNLLWIGHAAGIKDLLTPEENLSWLCALHQPASHEAIWQALTAVGLRGFEDVPCHTLSAGQQRRVALARLYLDSPPLWILDEPFTALDKQGVAQLEEHLAAHCERGGMVVLTTHHTLTRMPAGYRDIDLGNWAV is encoded by the coding sequence TTGACCAGTCCTGTCCTGCAAACCGTTGCCCTTGCCTGTGAGCGAGACCTTCGGCTGCTCTTCGAAAATCTCGAATTGAGACTGGCCAGTGGCGAAATGTTGCAGATCAGCGGCCCCAACGGCAGCGGCAAGACCAGCCTTTTACGTCTGCTATGCGGTTTGATGCACCCGACCGCCGGTCAAGTATTGCTAAACGGTCAGCCCCTGCACGTGCAACGCAGCGAACTGGCGCGCAACCTGTTGTGGATCGGCCACGCCGCCGGTATCAAAGACCTGCTGACCCCCGAGGAAAACCTCAGTTGGCTCTGCGCCTTGCATCAACCGGCCTCCCATGAGGCGATCTGGCAGGCGTTGACGGCTGTTGGGCTACGCGGGTTCGAGGATGTTCCCTGCCACACCTTGTCGGCCGGTCAGCAACGTCGCGTGGCCCTGGCGCGGTTATATCTGGACAGCCCGCCGCTGTGGATCCTCGATGAGCCGTTCACCGCGCTCGACAAACAAGGCGTGGCGCAACTCGAAGAACACCTGGCTGCGCACTGCGAGCGGGGTGGCATGGTGGTGCTGACCACTCACCACACCCTGACCCGGATGCCGGCCGGCTATCGCGACATTGATTTGGGGAACTGGGCCGTATGA
- the ccmB gene encoding heme exporter protein CcmB, whose product MSVFGLLVAREARLLFRRPAELANPLVFFAIVVSLFPLAVGAGPQLLQTLSPGLVWVAALLSVLLSLDGLFRSDFEDGSLEQWVLSPHPLPILVLAKVLAHWAFSGLALVLLAPLLALMLGLPAACLPVLLLSLLLGTPVLSLLGAVGAALTVGLKRGGLLLALLILPLYIPVLILGSGALQAALQGMPATGYLLWLGSLTALAITLTPFAIAAGLKISVGE is encoded by the coding sequence ATGAGTGTTTTCGGCCTGTTGGTCGCCCGCGAGGCACGTTTGCTGTTCCGCCGCCCTGCCGAATTGGCGAATCCGCTGGTGTTCTTTGCCATCGTCGTCTCTTTGTTCCCGTTGGCGGTCGGCGCCGGGCCTCAATTGTTGCAAACCTTGTCCCCGGGACTGGTATGGGTGGCAGCACTTTTATCGGTCTTGCTCTCGCTGGACGGGCTCTTCCGCAGTGATTTCGAAGACGGATCGCTTGAGCAGTGGGTCCTTTCGCCGCACCCCCTCCCTATTCTGGTTTTGGCCAAGGTACTGGCACACTGGGCGTTTTCCGGCCTGGCGCTGGTGTTGCTCGCACCCTTGCTGGCGTTGATGCTGGGTTTGCCTGCCGCTTGTCTGCCGGTGTTGCTGCTTTCTTTATTGCTGGGTACACCGGTGCTGAGCCTGCTCGGTGCGGTGGGCGCTGCGTTGACGGTAGGATTGAAGCGCGGTGGCCTGTTACTGGCACTGTTGATTCTGCCGCTGTACATCCCGGTGTTGATTCTCGGCAGTGGCGCCTTGCAGGCGGCATTGCAGGGCATGCCGGCGACCGGTTATCTCTTGTGGCTTGGTAGCCTGACCGCCCTGGCGATAACCCTGACACCTTTTGCAATAGCTGCTGGCCTGAAGATCAGCGTCGGCGAATAA
- a CDS encoding heme ABC transporter permease codes for MNWTWFHKLGSPKWFYGISGKLLPWLSVAALLLISVGVVWGLAFAPPDYQQGNSFRIIYIHVPAAMLAQSIYVMLAVCGIVGLVWKMKLADVALQCAAPIGAWMTAVALVTGAIWGKPTWGSWWVWDARLTSMLILLFLYFGLIALGNAISNRDSAAKACAVLAIVGVINIPIIKYSVEWWNTLHQGATFTLTEKPAMPVEMWLPLLLTVLGFYCFFGAVLLLRMRLEVLKREARASWVKTEVQNSLEAAR; via the coding sequence ATGAACTGGACCTGGTTTCATAAGCTCGGCTCGCCCAAATGGTTTTACGGCATCAGTGGCAAATTGCTGCCGTGGCTGAGCGTCGCGGCGTTGCTGCTGATTAGCGTCGGCGTGGTTTGGGGGCTGGCCTTCGCGCCGCCGGACTATCAGCAAGGCAACAGCTTTCGGATCATCTATATCCACGTTCCCGCCGCCATGCTGGCGCAGTCCATCTACGTGATGCTGGCCGTGTGCGGCATCGTCGGGCTGGTCTGGAAGATGAAACTGGCCGACGTCGCCTTGCAATGCGCCGCGCCGATCGGGGCCTGGATGACCGCCGTGGCGCTGGTCACCGGCGCGATCTGGGGCAAACCGACCTGGGGTTCGTGGTGGGTCTGGGATGCGCGACTTACGTCCATGCTTATTCTGCTGTTCCTGTACTTCGGTCTTATTGCGCTGGGCAACGCCATCAGCAATCGTGACAGCGCGGCCAAGGCCTGCGCGGTACTGGCGATCGTCGGCGTGATTAACATCCCGATCATCAAATACTCGGTGGAGTGGTGGAACACCCTGCACCAGGGCGCGACTTTCACCCTCACCGAAAAACCGGCGATGCCGGTCGAGATGTGGCTGCCACTGCTGCTGACGGTGTTGGGTTTCTACTGTTTCTTCGGCGCCGTGCTGTTGCTGCGCATGCGCCTTGAAGTGCTCAAGCGCGAAGCCCGGGCGAGCTGGGTGAAAACCGAAGTGCAGAACAGTCTGGAGGCCGCTCGATGA
- the ccmD gene encoding heme exporter protein CcmD codes for MSFASFGDFLAMGHHGLYVWSAYGISLAVLALNVAAPILARKRYLQQEARRLRRENGK; via the coding sequence ATGAGTTTCGCTTCATTCGGCGACTTTCTCGCCATGGGCCATCACGGCCTGTATGTCTGGTCAGCCTATGGCATAAGCCTGGCGGTGCTGGCCCTCAACGTGGCGGCGCCGATCCTGGCCCGCAAGCGGTATCTGCAACAAGAGGCGCGTCGTCTGCGTCGGGAGAACGGCAAGTGA
- the ccmE gene encoding cytochrome c maturation protein CcmE, with protein MNPLRKKRLIIIFAILIGVGAAVGLALSALKQNINLFYTPTQIANGEAPQDTRIRAGGMVEKGSLQRSGDSLDVKFIVTDFNKSVTISYRGILPDLFREGQGIVALGKLNADGVVVADEVLAKHDEKYMPPEVTKALKDSGQSAPTPAKEG; from the coding sequence GTGAATCCGCTGCGTAAAAAGCGTCTTATCATTATTTTCGCGATCCTGATCGGTGTCGGCGCTGCCGTTGGCCTGGCCTTGAGCGCCTTGAAGCAGAACATCAATCTGTTCTACACCCCGACCCAGATCGCCAACGGCGAAGCGCCGCAAGACACACGTATTCGCGCGGGCGGCATGGTCGAGAAAGGTTCGCTGCAACGTTCCGGCGATTCCCTGGACGTGAAATTCATCGTCACCGACTTCAACAAATCCGTAACCATCAGTTATCGCGGCATCCTGCCGGATCTGTTCCGCGAAGGGCAGGGCATCGTCGCCCTCGGCAAGCTCAACGCTGACGGCGTGGTGGTGGCCGATGAAGTGCTGGCCAAACACGACGAGAAGTACATGCCACCGGAAGTGACCAAGGCCCTGAAAGACAGCGGCCAGTCGGCGCCCACTCCTGCGAAAGAGGGTTAA